Genomic segment of Plectropomus leopardus isolate mb unplaced genomic scaffold, YSFRI_Pleo_2.0 unplaced_scaffold25, whole genome shotgun sequence:
GATTTCAGAAATAAAcgtaaataaactaaatatagACATCTTCTATTTCAGGATCaaagttgaaaataataatactaattatcatttttacacgtttaaaaatataaaacataagaaATCTGCTGgatcagagcagatttgggttttcttttcttgcagCCTGAGGCTCAAAGCACGAGGCTGGTGCCAAAATGCGCGCGCACATGGCTTCatcagaaacagtttttttttaacacgcgcgtttgtcagcagaaatgctgtgaaaatggtgttttgatggtTATATTGACTCTTTTAcggcagtttaaagtctctctgtcagagaggaaacacaaagaTTGTTTTACCccaacttccctgcttccctttcaaaacaaaagccctctgacagcgtCAGAATCAGCTGCTGATagaaggcattttattgtgaaacattcaCACACCGTGTTGTCGGTGCAGAAGCTGCACGATTTcagaaatttgaatttgtgctGATAAAAAACAGGTTTTCATTGAGCTAAGTGACGTTTGGAGCTAACAGCTTTTCTTAGATGTAAACAATATAAAGCCGCCACCTTAAATAGGTCCAAGGCCTCGGTCACATGACCGCATCACCTGATAATGCCACCCaaaatacagaaacatttaCATGGAGtatctgaaaaaacacaaatatcagCAAGACTGCGTACTTCACATCATTTTAGAGAAATCTGTCAGAAAGTGATCAACCGTCATAAATTCAGAAACCCTGGGAATAAAGAGGCACCTCTATATATACTGATAGAGTAtaactttttaaactaattaaaGTTTTTGTAGGAATTAAATCAGACtatacacacagaaaacaaaaaaaaaaaaaattcagaaaaagaaattaaaaaaattaaaagaaatcaacGCCTTTATAGGAATTAAATCAGACtatacacacagaaaacaaaaaaaaaaaaaattcagaaaaagaaattaaaaaaattaaaagaaatcaacGCTTTTATAGGAATTAAATCAGAccatacacacagaaacaacacaaaatacaaaaaataaataaataattaagaaaagggaattcttgaacttttttttttttttttaaagttttttttaaaaaagaacttgaaaaaataaataaaaatacatttaaaaaatgaataaattaaagtttATATGGGAATTAAATCAGATCATATgcaccaaaacaacacaaaatatttaaagaataaaaaactttttaaaatatatatttttaaataataacttttaaaaaagtaattaaaattaaaaaattaaaacaaattaaaaaatatttttaaaaagtcattaaaaaaattaaaaacaaaaccaaaacaaaatacagtttttatagGAATTAAATCTGACCATAGGCAcagaaacaacataaatattaaaatataaacaaaatataaaaaataatattttttccaaataataataataataataataatgataatgataataaaatatatatatatagcacagATAATGACTATATCCAAAAAGCCTTCACAGGAAAGGAaattgtgcttataaatatgaaaatacagtatttccacatttaaaatattaaaagaagaTAAATACCTTGATTTTCCGTCTTGTGGTAGAATCCAGGTGTGGACAGGTAACATGCTGCtccatcaaaataaaaccctgAACAGACTGTTGTTAGCATGAGCACGAGCTAACGTGCTAGCTAACATCAGAAAACGGACTAAACGTTTTCATCTTCTGAGCTCACTCACGTTAAAAAACGtcacaaacaactacaaatcaaccccaaacacacacctggGCACGTTCAGAGTCCGTCGAAAAAAACTTCACAcgcaaatttaaaaaacgtgCACACAATAAGCCTCCACCGCACTTCTACTGCGCATACAGTAAAAACGATCCATATTTCCAAACGCCGAAGTCCCGCCTTCACCGTCAAAAGTCTGCTCACTAACGCACTAACGTCAGAAAAACGATAAAAACGCCGAAGCTAGCTCACCGCGGCGTCTGTTTGTGCCGTCGCCGGAAACGGCTTTGAATTTCATACGTTGACGCACATTTGCGTGATGACGAAGCTGCGCAGGCGCATGGCAGCTGGTTCAGTTCCGTGAAaccacaaaaatttaaaaattctctttttttaaccgaaaaacatcattcaaaagacaaactgagaatatgttttgctgttaaTTTGATTAGCTGATTTATAGCAAAATCTTTTGGTAATTTAAGGCAAAAATAGTCAATAATAGCTCTGTTTTACGTAGTTTTAAGCCCAATATTTACTGGGAAATTAGACTCATAACTCTCATAACTTTTTTCGGACCAAACAATGATTTTATTAATTGGAATAACTCtcagtcataaaaaaatcaccccaaCATTGTATCATCCAAAAGTAAAGGGAGAATTAAGATAATGTtggaaattataaaaataaaagcacaaaatcttgtttttcttgagatttgtaagaaattaaaggagcaaaaataaataaatttgcagtATATTCTGAGGCCCTGGAAGAGAAAATAACCTTGGTAACATCATccagttgcattatgggaaatgtaggatccagacaagggaagaaaaaaatcaacatatctCAGCCTGCTGTTTTGATTATGACTAAAAATTAGGATGGTTTGATACATTTTCTAAGAacggaaaaaaatatgtttttgtgccttCGTTAATGTTAGTGATCAAAGCTATAAACTGAATCATCACGTAACCATGACgattattacagatttttacCAAATGATCTACACTTTGACTCTtaaggcaaacacacacacacgtttcaaAATGTCAGTCTTTAGTCACACTGACAAATTACCAGTCTACATAATTTGACCAAACAGAACACAGGTTCGTAAAAATAACTCAAGTTTGGGCTGATAAAAGCATTTTGAGAGCCAATCTGGCAAATGTGGCTTTTTCTGAGCCGTTATAGGCTAATTCAAAAAACGAGAGGAACTTCTTAAAAGATTTATTCACAAAATCCTGACAGGAAACGACATTCAGGAACATGTCGTGATAAAATACATAACTGTGGCTCGAAAAGTAGCAAATGAACAACATTTTAGTTTGCTCTTATATTACAGACCATCGGCCTGCCTTTAGTGGACAGAGTTTAGTTTAGATCCATGAACAGATGgataattattacattttaatgacacGTGTGCTTATttaataaacatgttaatatgCGTGTTTTAGGGGGATCCCGTCAGCCCAAAAGTCGATCACAGAAGAATTCCCTCCAATTCTGAAGGAACGGCGAATCGGTGTGGTTATGATTCGGCCCTCATACGTTTAGCCGTAACGCGGCCGAATGTGCCGATGAAAGACCACGTGTGTCAACGCCATCACGTCTCAACATGTGCTCACACCGAGCTCACGCCACATTTTCCCGCCTGAAATCAGAAATCAGCAGAGTAAACGTGACATTTTCAGCGAGCGTAAATCCAGCCTGTGAGGAGACAGAAATGTGGACGTTAACCTGCAGTGTGAGCGGAGACAGGAGGGCGTCTCTCTCTGAGACTCTAATGAATTTTTCTGCAAATTGTAATCAAGCCGGGCCGTCGCGGTCGGCTGATAAATGAGACCCGGGGGGATCGGCCTCGGCCTCGGCTCCTCGCTGCAGCCCCCCTCCTCCCTAAATTAACAGCAACATGCCCGGGCGTCAGATGAAGTCCCGCTGATTAATCCTGACGGAGACACGGCCATGctgtcttcttctgtggtggtTACCTCTGCTGTCTGagggacacaaaacacaaaattggaCATGCAAACGCACAGTTCAGTACATCAGGCCTAAAATTTCTCTACCGTTGACtttcaaggaaaaaataaaaatcagtgttggaTATAAAAtctcatcacttcatcatttaaCCTTATTTGACATTCGTGCCAAATTTAGACATGATTACGTTTGTCTAAATTTTgagtttcagcaaaaaaaaaaaaaagccaacgaCCCGTGACCAGCAAATTCTAGCCGAAGCTGGGAAAATTGAGATAACGCGTTCACGAGGACGAGACGGATGAGGTCACAgcaacctttgaccaccaaaatcgaatcactTATTGGTTTactccaagtggacgtttgtgccaaatttgaagaaatcccctcaaggtgttcttgagatatcacatttaacTACGAGACGGATGTGAGGCAACAGTGACATCGACGTATGACGACAAAAATCTAACTGAAACTCTTTCTTGAATCATGTTCACGAGAATTTTagctaaaatctaaaaattacaCAAGGTTTGCTCGGGAAGTTTTTacaaatattgcaaataaataaatagaaaaaaaattaaatacaataaaataaaataaatcatataaaacTATTAACtccattttggttgttttatcctaaaagaaaattaaaaataagcaaaagactTAACAAATTAGCTGACACACAAATATctcaaataaacaataaagagTTTGCTATTAGGAGAAAATATTACGTCAAACTTCTCCTTTTTTCCACTGAATTATTTCCACTGATataaaaagagagcaaaaatcCACTTCTTCACACGCCATTTTAGTGTAAAGCAGAAAACGGACAAACGGATGGGATCAAACAGactaaattaaccctttgaaacctgagggaAAAAAGGAGCACACAATTGgttaaaagtacaaggaaattacctgaaaaatggttaaaaaggtcaaaaaaagaatgaaaaagaattataataattatgtaacttaattttaaaaaatgttttctaaatgtacttatttttttactattcgtggaacatttcttaccaagttgccaattgacttttttctcgtttttgaaagaaatggctCCATTTTGCTCAgaggtcaaagggttaaatacttgttacAAAGGGCTAACTTGCTCAAATTGGATATTAAATCGTAACTCAAAGAGTTTTCTTCAGCAGAGaaacatcattttgaaaaacGTGGTTATATTAAGAAGCATTATTCTCGTCTTTATTGAAAAGAGACACATTACAGTAGAAGACTCTGTATTAAGTAGAATTTATGGTACTGTACAGCCAACAAAAagtcaataacaataataataataattaatagaatAACAAGAACAATAATGTGTCTGGATGATAAATCATTATAATAAAACCCggagaaaaatatcaaaaaaaaaaaacacgtagATTTAAGGGGGCGGAGTCTTCCTCACAAGGGTGCGTTTATAAATAATGTAGGGGACACCCCTGATGGGTGGGGCTTAGGGgggaaagacaaaccaaacgTCGACCGTACGGAGTCGATTTTTTCgctgttttgctgtttgaagTCTATGTACAGGTGAGGTGGTGAGCAGAAATATTATCGTATAATGCAGTTTCCCATTTCTCCACGAAACAGCCACGCTAGAAAATACGCTGCGCTGCGCTATTATCCGTTAGCTGAGATTAGCGAGATGACTGCTAGCTGCAACTGGAGCTTCACAGGATGTTTCTAGTCTCTAAATATTTTCCCACTTCTTTAGTTTGAGGATAACAAAGAGCATGTTCATATGCTGTAGAGTTAGCTTGCAGGTTAAAGCTAATCATGCTAACGTGTAGTTAGCTGCAGTGACAGACGGCAGTTTCTGTGAATACAGACAGTTAAAAACAGACGTTAAGGAGCTTTCTTCGAGGTATAATTAAATAAACGGGCAGACAGAGAAACTCAACCGGCACATCATCATGCAGTTAGCTGAGATAAGCTAACTGACTGCTAACTGCTTCAGACGCTACACAGGATGTTTctattctcagaacatttttaaattttagtgtTTGGTTCATTTTTGGACGGTAAAAAGAGCAATTCCTCTAAATTCTCGTTTGCTTGTTCACTGAAACAAGGCTGCCATGCTAGTTTGTTCACCGCTAGCTGCAGTTAGCTTCAGCAACAGATGACTGCAGTTTGCGCAGTTGGAAAATCTGAAATTTAAGAAATAGCCTACATTCACGTTTTTCTTCGTTAGCCTAGTTAAGCTAACTGATCACTATCTGTTGAGCTTATATTTTACTAATAAAGTTAAATCTGTTTGCTTCAAGCTGAAACGATGGTGCCACGCTAAAATGCTCACCGCTAGCTGTAGTAAAGGTTAGCATTATCCCATTTAAGAACTATTTCTGTgctaattaacattaaaaagcaGAGATTCCCAAAGTTTTCTGCTCCAGTGAACGTCAGTAAATGGATTTTGAGGATTTTACCAAAGAatgaaaacaccaaatttgACTGAAAAAGTATAAATTGTTAGcttgaaattctgaaaaaatgGTGCCACATGTTGGTAGCTAGCAGTTAGTGTTATCATTAACCCCTTATCAGATTATTTTGGTGCCttcaatcatttaaaaagcagattttaCTGAGCTTTTTTCATGTGAATTTAAATGAACTGAATATTGACGAGTTGCTCAGACTTTAGATGCTGTTAAATAAGAGCAGAAATTAGGAAACCGCAGAGAGCCGCCACCACTTAAAGAAACACGCAAAGTTCAAGCTGAcgtaagaaaaaagaaaaaagctgtagTGGAAAGTGTTAAGAACAACTATATCAGATTTAGTGCATTTCTGTCATAAATAAAAGGACGTCTTTGCCCTGTCCCGCCGTCCTGGTTCAAGACACTCGCGGGACTAGTcagatataaaaacacaaaatcaaacattttgaaaacacaagTCGCGGTCAGACCTCTTGGTTTCCTATTTTACGGGAGATCAAACGCCATCTTTGAGATGACGGGGGAGACAAGGGCGTGGCACGTACAGTAACAAGGTCGGACGAAATTAGGAACAAAGAGGCAGGCGTAGTGTAACGAAAAAAAGGCATAAGAAGGAAAAttgaatctttttcttttagcttTTACATTTCTACAAGAGTGTTTGTGGTTTAATGACAATATTGCAGCAGTGTCGGCGCACAAAGTTACGATGCAACAGTGATCGATGTGTTTATGAATATTGCTTGGATACACGGTCGGGTTGAGAGCTGCTTCTCGACCTCTGCAGCAACATTTAATATTTGAGGACCAAACAGTAAAGAGAgcgaagagaaaaaaatcatcgcGCACTAAACATCGAGGTTCAGGAGCCTCACAATCCTGATCAGTTAGCGTTCAGTCCACACGTTTCGCATCCAACGACCAAAAGAAATCAACGCTCAGTCAAATCTACGTCACCGAGGTGGGAAAggtgttttttacagtttagtCTACATGTGACGACACCTGAAATTAATGCACGAGGTTCATGAttcagtggttctcaacctgTTTGCTTATTTAAACTTGTTCTTAACTTAAAACCTGACCACATTTGGACTTGGTCTCAACCCAAAACTAGACCACATTCAGACCGGGTCTTGACTAAAAATGTGAGCATATATGGACTTGTTCTTAACTCAAAACTTGACCATGTTTAGATTTACTCTTGACTCAAAACTGGACCGCAATTGGACTAAGTCTTTACTAAAAACTTGCCCACATTCGGACTTGGTTTCAACTCAAAACTTGAGCCTGTTTGGACTTGGTCTTTATGTCAAACTTGACCTCAAACTTCTCTCAATGTGGACTCAGTCTTGACTCAAAACTTGAGCATATGAGGACTTACTTTCGACTCAAAACATGACCATGTTTGGACTAAGTCTTGATTTGTTCTCGATATGGTTCAGACTTCGAAATGTCTTGGACTAGACTTCGTGATTGCAGCACTTTGTGCAAAGtacatgtttactttttggACTTCTCGTCCTCTAAGCCTTCTTGTGACCTTTCGGACTGCAACTGTACTTCTGCAAAGATTTCCAGCCTGGGAACCACCGGTTTACTGGTTTAGACGCCTCGGTAACTGGAAAAGTTTCACTTCCTGTCCAGGATGGATCAGCGCGGCActgagccaaaaaaacacattcagtccGTGAAAGTTTGTTTCcccacacaacaaacacacatcagaaTAAATCACTTCCACTCCCGACATAACGGCGGACAGTAAGTACTTCCTGCGTTCTCGAATTTACACGACGTCAGcgctgaaagagagaaagtgacgGAGGAAGAGAAGATTATTTACAAAGAGGGTTCCAGACCAGAGAAGACGAAGGAGCCCTTCTTAGTGATTCGCTGAGCAGATCAGGGAGACTGTCTGATTGGACGGGACTGGAGGGAAATCAGCGTGAGATCATTCAAACAACATTTACAGACACACTTTCTCATCCGTTACTCACACCGCGTTCACCTGACTAACTCTTCTCCGTCTAAACGGTGAAGGCGAGTTTCCGCTCACTGAAACCGAAAACTAAACAACAGAAGAAGATCAGTTCCCTTTTCGCTCCGTTTGTTTCTTAGCtgcttccttttcttttccttttttttttaaactataaaaattCAGTTCAGGGACAGTTTAGATTAAACGGTGTAAATCAGGCGCGGGTTTAAGATGCTCACAATTCTGTCAGTTCAGATAAAttataaagtgacaaaaatcacaaaatataacGAGCAGATTTCCCAACAATTTAAATCCTGTTTTTGAAATCAGGTCGGGCTGGACGATAAACCTTATTTCActctttattcatgttttttattgatgAAAGTTTTGCCGATCAAAATGAATCCTCATTCGCTTCAAATATAAGAAATAGTCTGAATCCAACAGAGTTATATTAACAGCAGCTATAAGAACAAATGACAGATGTTTAATCATCCAATCAGACCAGATTTTGGCTCTGAATCTTGAAGGTGTTCGCTACAAAAAACTGCTTATCTTTCCGTCTTTTTAAGTCCTAACTCAACAGTTAAAGCCctcaatatttatattatttgccGAATTTCTTCGTCTTCTATGGTTTTGAAttcaatatttgtgtttttttataaataacaatcactgtcatcatttaatcaaatgtatcctacatttgtgtgaaatattttcatatttagtgtctggaaacaaaaacatgttttgtgaagtcacagtgacctttgaccaccaaattctaatcagttcagtggacatttgtgccaaatttgaaggattTCTCTCTAAGCGTTGTTGAGTTACCACGTTCACCAGATGAGACGGATGTAAGGTCgcattgaccttgacctatgaggacaaaaatctaatcagttcattcttgagtctgtatgaaagtttgtgccaaatgagatatcgtgttcacacgAATAGGACAGaagaggtcacaatgaccttgacctttgaacaccaaaatgtaacaaattcaTCCTTAAGTCTAACTGgaaatttgtgccaaaattgaggAAATGACTTAAGATATTGGGTTCAAAAGCATTCAATTCATTTCATTGTAGCAtctgagtggatgtttgtgccaaatttgaggaaattcacGAAATGCGATGAcacgaaaacataatgcctccgacAGTGGCTATCACTGGCGTAAAGGTGAAAAAtctatgattttaaaataatttatccgCCCGAAAAACACGTGTCGTTATATTTACGGTTACTGAGACAACAGATCATATCGCCCAGCCCGAGAACAGGTGACAGTTATCCAAAAATCGTGACTGAGCgaagtgaaaacaaattaaacccTGATTGGAGGATGCTGGGATGTTCGTGATCGACAGTCTCCGGTCCCTGAGCCTGGCAAGAGCTTCTGTACACGTAAAGATTTTtacacctgaaaaacaaaataaacaaacaaaaaaacccttccCCGTGTTTTTAACGATTGGTCCAGCAATGCACATCAAGATACAATATACACAGTCCAGGAAAAACGCCTTAAATTAAAACGGAAAAGTGTCTAGGGCATGCGATCTATCacacttcttcttttttaccGCTAAgatctgatatttttttcctcttaaacatcgagatatttttcacatttaaaaaaaaaaaggcgagaGTTCACAgattcataaaattaaaaaacaaacaggtgagACACTGAGGCTGCAGGGCGCGTCCAGAGCGATGACGGCGGTGACGATGATGATGTGGTCATGCTACGAAGACGCCGCCTCTCGCGTCCTTCGTGGTGTCTTCGCCTCACAGTTTTCGTCGTTCACAGAGATATGTTTTGGCGAGATGGACTTCTGAAAAGAGCGGGAACTTTTCACGTAGTGTTAAATTAGCGCTGTGATGAGGTATGATGTCCCTGGAGCTTCAGACTGGCCGCCACGAGTCGAAATTATTTCCCAAAATTCTCTGATGAGCCTGCGACGTCTTTGACGACGGTTGATCGCGGACTACGTTTCCCACCAtgctttggggtttttttttttgcccccaaaCGGCACCACCACTGACTTCAAGTTTTTTAATGAGTCGCAGCGGCGGCAGCGGCGGTTGTTGTCAGATGAGGTGGCGAGTCACAACAGGTAGTGGttcccaaaataaaagctctccCAAAGCGGGGTTTGTTAGTCGTAAACAGTCAGGTCTGCGGGTCATATGAGCGCGGCGCTCCCGgcgctgctgcagctgttgttgCGGTTGGTGTTGCGACGGGACAGGTTGGGCGTGGCCATGAGCGGGTAGCGCTCGTCAGGGCAGCCGTACTGAGCCAGCGTGTCCACGCACTCCTGACTGCTGGCCTGCCGGGCGTACGCCATCGCACTGTTGCCATGGGCGTCCCTCGCCATCAGATCCACGCCGTACTGAGAGACAGagttattggatttttttacatttcttaaatGATCAGTCAGTTATTCATTCACATATTTATctgataaatgtatttaatatttaaggTTAAACGTCTGAAACAAAGCtgtaaagttttacaaaaaatgaatccatttaagaaaaacaacaaattaaatggGAATTTTAGTTTACTGATTTTTAGGTCTTTTGTCTCTCATTccaattttatatattatttgaggattttaaaaaaattaaaaaaaaaaaaacttttaaaaaaatttttaaaaaattttacaaaattaatcaattaattaattacagaaaaatgaccaaattaaAGGAGAATTTCACTGAATTTTGGGTCTTTTTCTCTGGATTTAAACCTTGCTATAAACCGATGTCAGTCTCACCCAGATGAGCAGCTGCGTGATGACCACGTTGCCCTTGCGGCTGGCGAGGTGCAGCGCGTTGCGTCCGTCCCCCTCCCCGCAGGTCTCGTTGACCTGCTGCCGGGAGCCGTGCGCGAGCAGCAGGACGACGGCGCGCAGGTCCTCCTCGGCCGTCGCTCTCAGCAGCTGCTGGCCCAGAGAGAGGTCCGTGCCGGGCAGCGACGCCACGAACAGCCGCTGCTCGTACTTGGCCCGGATCCAGCGCTCCCGCTCCTCCCTGAAAGAGCAAAAACTGGAGTCAGTGagctgcttcaaaataaaagttcctgACCCAGAGACACGATGGAGCTGAAATTATCAGTCTGTCGACAGAATAATAATCTGCAGATATTCAGATAATCCATCCATACACTTTTCAAACCCAACTATGAAGAAAGGTGTTggaaaaattgtattttgatttcagatttaaaattctgttatgaaattattagaattttttaagcactttttcggGGTCATTggagaagaaaaacatctaaaggaaaaaaaacagagaaaattgaATAAAGGAAATCAAGCTatagaaaagactgaaaaaatgtcttgggacatgtcttctgtcttttcttttttttggaactaattttcaggttaattTCAAATGTCCTTGTGCTCATGTCTTCCTTcattgctcgttgccttcttcccgtgtttttgacagaattagctccggttttaaagggttaaacagaaaCTTTTTTCCCTGACTGAACAGGCGGGAAAAGCGCCAGATCTCGCGCCCCCGACCGCGGGTGAATATTTGACGATATCTCTCTCGGCCGTCCCGAACGTAAAGTAAGACACAGCGAGGGACGGAGGGACGGACGAGG
This window contains:
- the LOC121966544 gene encoding arf-GAP with GTPase, ANK repeat and PH domain-containing protein 1-like — translated: EERERWIRAKYEQRLFVASLPGTDLSLGQQLLRATAEEDLRAVVLLLAHGSRQQVNETCGEGDGRNALHLASRKGNVVITQLLIWYGVDLMARDAHGNSAMAYARQASSQECVDTLAQYGCPDERYPLMATPNLSRRNTNRNNSCSSAGSAALI